In one Corallococcus silvisoli genomic region, the following are encoded:
- the rimO gene encoding 30S ribosomal protein S12 methylthiotransferase RimO produces MTLGCPKNRVDSEVMLGTLRTRGYSLVQDPTEAQVIVVNTCAFIGPAKQESVDSILEMAELKKTGACKTLVVTGCLSQRYGHDLAQEMPEVDHFLGTSAYAQIGDLLAAEASPRQVIPDPDYIHNAETPRINSMPKYTAYLKISEGCDNACAFCIIPTLRGGQRSRTVEDIMAEARKLADSGVQELNLVAQDLTAYGHDLPGKPKLHELLKELVKVDVKWIRLHYAYPRVFPDELIDVIASEPKIANYLDMPVQHASDKLLLSMKRGRNSKFLKELLTKLRERVPNLVMRTSLIVGLPGETEEDFELLKEFVKEQRFQRLGVFQYSDEEGTSAFDLPNKVPAKTIERRWREVMAIQKRINREQNKKLVGQKLTVLVEGPSEESEHLLVGRHEGQAPEIDGLVYINDGLAYPGEFVTVEVTEAHDYDLIARVVERPDPKQRAHTPREAPPAPVPMKALVRPPEPRPE; encoded by the coding sequence ATGACCCTCGGCTGCCCGAAGAACCGGGTGGACTCCGAGGTGATGCTGGGCACGCTTCGCACCCGCGGCTACTCGCTCGTGCAGGACCCCACCGAAGCCCAGGTCATCGTCGTCAACACGTGTGCCTTCATCGGCCCGGCGAAGCAGGAGTCGGTGGACTCCATCCTGGAGATGGCGGAGCTGAAGAAGACGGGCGCGTGCAAGACGCTCGTCGTCACCGGCTGCCTGTCCCAGCGCTACGGCCACGACCTGGCGCAGGAGATGCCGGAGGTGGACCACTTCCTGGGCACCAGCGCGTACGCCCAGATTGGCGACCTGCTGGCCGCGGAGGCCTCGCCTCGCCAGGTCATCCCGGATCCGGACTACATCCACAACGCGGAGACGCCGCGCATCAACTCGATGCCGAAGTACACGGCGTACCTCAAGATCTCCGAGGGCTGCGACAACGCCTGTGCGTTCTGCATCATCCCCACGCTGCGCGGCGGCCAGCGCTCGCGCACGGTGGAAGACATCATGGCGGAGGCGCGCAAGCTGGCGGACAGCGGCGTGCAGGAGCTGAACCTCGTCGCGCAGGACCTGACGGCGTACGGGCATGACCTGCCCGGCAAGCCCAAGCTCCACGAGCTGCTCAAGGAGCTGGTGAAGGTGGACGTGAAGTGGATCCGCCTGCACTACGCCTACCCGCGCGTGTTCCCGGACGAGCTCATCGACGTCATCGCGTCCGAGCCGAAGATCGCCAACTACCTGGACATGCCGGTGCAGCACGCCAGCGACAAGCTGCTCCTGTCCATGAAGCGCGGCCGCAACTCCAAGTTCCTCAAGGAGCTGCTCACCAAGCTGCGTGAGCGCGTGCCGAACCTGGTGATGCGCACCTCGCTCATCGTCGGCCTGCCGGGGGAGACGGAGGAGGACTTCGAGCTGCTGAAGGAGTTCGTGAAGGAGCAGCGCTTCCAGCGCCTGGGCGTCTTCCAGTACTCCGACGAGGAAGGCACCTCCGCGTTCGACCTGCCGAACAAGGTCCCGGCGAAGACCATCGAGCGCCGCTGGCGCGAGGTGATGGCCATCCAGAAGCGCATCAACCGCGAGCAGAACAAGAAGCTCGTGGGCCAGAAGCTCACCGTCCTGGTGGAGGGCCCCAGCGAGGAGTCCGAGCACCTGCTGGTGGGCCGCCACGAGGGCCAGGCGCCGGAGATCGACGGGCTGGTCTACATCAACGACGGCCTGGCGTACCCGGGCGAGTTCGTCACCGTGGAGGTGACGGAGGCGCACGACTACGACCTCATCGCCCGCGTGGTGGAGCGTCCGGATCCGAAGCAGCGCGCGCACACCCCGCGCGAGGCCCCGCCCGCGCCCGTGCCGATGAAGGCGCTGGTGCGTCCGCCGGAGCCGCGGCCGGAGTAG